A single genomic interval of Peromyscus leucopus breed LL Stock chromosome 7, UCI_PerLeu_2.1, whole genome shotgun sequence harbors:
- the Zbtb47 gene encoding zinc finger and BTB domain-containing protein 47 isoform X1 yields MLLVEKTTDSPAAEFSLVEDVALHFACLMGRLNEQRLFQPDLCDVDLVLVPQRSVFPAHKGVLAAYSQFFHSLFTQNKQLQRVELSLEALAPSGLQQILNFIYTSKLLVNAANVHEVLSAASLLQMADIAASCQELLDARSLAPTGPVTLAQPAASCAPVPPPPYYCDIKQEADTPGIPKIYAREGPDPYSVRVEDGAGTAGDSAAPGPAQPLFFKEEKEGAPEEAGAPEEAEAPSSLCKLESREGLEPELGASGTYGRQEQSQIIVEVNLNNQTLHVSTGSEGKPGSGATVVLGQEDGMQERLEEEGEEGGGSAGGEEEEEEEEEEGGSQGEEEDEEGPSEQEDEDEEDGPSEQDAESSEEEGEAEGRQDTAGPAGCQGSQVDPPLHSRMSTRSRGQNSQPRATPEPEEAGRRGGKRPKASGAVPAAQAADGLGAKVKLEEKQQHPCQKCPRVFNNRWYLEKHMNVTHSRMQICGQCGKRFLLESELQLHRQTDCERNIQCVTCGKAFKKLWSLHEHNKIVHGYAEKKFSCEICEKKFYTMAHVRKHMVAHTKDMPFTCETCGKSFKRSMSLKVHSLQHSGEKPFRCENCNERFQYKYQLRSHMSIHIGHKQFMCQWCGKDFNMKQYFDEHMKTHTGEKPYICEICGKSFTSRPNMKRHRRTHTGEKPYPCDVCGQRFRFSNMLKAHKEKCFRVSHPLPSDPATLPTPHLQPTAPLFPTAAPRLDTN; encoded by the exons ATG TTGCTGGTTGAGAAGACGACAGACTCGCCGGCGGCAGAGTTCTCGCTGGTGGAGGACGTGGCTCTGCACTTCGCCTGCTTGATGGGCCGCCTGAACGAGCAGCGCCTCTTCCAGCCGGACCTGTGCGACGTGGACCTAGTGCTGGTGCCCCAGCGCAGCGTGTTCCCCGCACACAAGGGCGTGCTGGCCGCCTACAGCCAGTTCTTCCACTCGCTCTTCACACAGAACAAGCAGCTGCAGCGGGTGGAGCTGTCCCTCGAGGCGCTGGCACCCAGTGGCCTGCAGCAGATCCTGAACTTCATATACACGTCCAAGCTGCTGGTGAACGCAGCCAACGTGCACGAGGTGCTCAGCGCGGCCTCGCTGCTGCAGATGGCTGACATCGCTGCCTCCTGCCAGGAGCTGCTGGACGCTCGGTCCCTGGCGCCCACGGGCCCCGTGACCCTGGCACAGCCGGCTGCCAGCTGTGCCCCGGTGCCTCCGCCACCCTACTACTGTGACATCAAGCAGGAGGCAGACACCCCAGGCATACCCAAGATCTATGCCCGAGAGGGCCCCGACCCCTACTCTGTGCGTGTGGAGGACGGGGCGGGGACAGCCGGGGACTCGGCTGCCCCTGGGCCGGCACAGCCACTCTTCttcaaggaggagaaggaaggggcgCCTGAGGAGGCTGGGGCACCTGAGGAGGCCGAGGCCCCTAGTAGCCTGTGCAAGCTAGAAAGTAGAGAGGGGCTGGAGCCAGAATTGGGCGCCTCGGGCACCTATGGGCGCCAGGAGCAGTCACAAATCATTGTGGAAGTCAACCTCAATAACCAGACGCTGCATGTGTCCACTGGGTCTGAGGGCAAGCCAGGCTCTGGGGCCACTGTGGTGCTGGGCCAGGAGGATGGGATGCAGGAACGCttagaagaagagggggaggaagggggagggagtgcagggggagaggaggaggaggaagaggaggaagaagagggaggcagccagggagaggaggaagatgaggaaggaccCAGTGAgcaggaagatgaagatgaagaggaTGGGCCCAGTGAGCAGGATGCAGAGAGTtcggaggaggagggggaggctgagggcaggCAGGACACCGCGGGTCCTGCGGGGTGTCAGGGCAGCCAGGTGGACCCCCCGCTGCACAGCCGAATGTCCACACGGTCCCGGGGACAAAACTCTCAGCCCCGAGCCACCCCTGAGCCGGAGGAGGCCGGGCGTAGAGGCGGGAAGAGGCCCAAGGCCTCTGGAGCTGTTCCTGCAGCCCAGGCAGCGGACGGGCTGGGGGCCAAGGTGAAGCTGGAAGAGAAACAGCAGCATCCATGCCAGAAGTGCCCTCGGGTCTTCAACAACCGCTGGTACCTGGAGAAGCATATGAATGTGACCCACAGCCGCATGCAGATCTGCGGCCAGTGCGGGAAGCGTTTCCTGTTGGAGAGTGAGCTGCAGCTACATCGGCAGACGGACTGCGAGCGCAACATCCAG TGCGTAACCTGCGGCAAAGCCTTCAAGAAGCTCTGGTCCCTGCATGAGCACAACAAGATCGTGCATGGTTACGCAGAGAAGAAATTCTCCTGCGAGATCTGCGAGAAGAAGTTTtataccatggcacatgtgcgCAAGCACATGGTTG CCCACACCAAGGACATGCCCTTCACCTGTGAGACCTGTGGGAAGTCCTTCAAGCGCAGCATGTCGCTCAAGGTTCACTCGCTGCAGCACTCCGGAGAGAAGCCGTTCCGCTGTGAG AACTGCAATGAACGCTTCCAGTACAAATACCAGCTGCGCTCCCACATGAGCATCCACATCGGCCACAAGCAGTTCATGTGCCAGTGGTGCGGCAAGGACTTCAACATGAAGCAGTACTTCGATGAGCACATGAAGACGCACACAG GGGAGAAGCCATACATCTGTGAGATCTGTGGCAAGAGTTTCACCAGCCGCCCCAACATGAAGCGGCACCGGCGCACGCACACGGGAGAGAAGCCCTACCCGTGTGACGTGTGTGGCCAGCGCTTCCGCTTCTCCAACATGCTGAAGGCACACAAGGAGAAGTGCTTCCGTGTCAGCCACCCACTGCCCAGCGACCCTGCCACCCTGCCCACCCCACACCTGCAGCCCACAGCCCCCCTCTTCCCCACTGCAGCTCCCAGGCTGGACACCAACTGA
- the Zbtb47 gene encoding zinc finger and BTB domain-containing protein 47 isoform X2, translating into MGRLNEQRLFQPDLCDVDLVLVPQRSVFPAHKGVLAAYSQFFHSLFTQNKQLQRVELSLEALAPSGLQQILNFIYTSKLLVNAANVHEVLSAASLLQMADIAASCQELLDARSLAPTGPVTLAQPAASCAPVPPPPYYCDIKQEADTPGIPKIYAREGPDPYSVRVEDGAGTAGDSAAPGPAQPLFFKEEKEGAPEEAGAPEEAEAPSSLCKLESREGLEPELGASGTYGRQEQSQIIVEVNLNNQTLHVSTGSEGKPGSGATVVLGQEDGMQERLEEEGEEGGGSAGGEEEEEEEEEEGGSQGEEEDEEGPSEQEDEDEEDGPSEQDAESSEEEGEAEGRQDTAGPAGCQGSQVDPPLHSRMSTRSRGQNSQPRATPEPEEAGRRGGKRPKASGAVPAAQAADGLGAKVKLEEKQQHPCQKCPRVFNNRWYLEKHMNVTHSRMQICGQCGKRFLLESELQLHRQTDCERNIQCVTCGKAFKKLWSLHEHNKIVHGYAEKKFSCEICEKKFYTMAHVRKHMVAHTKDMPFTCETCGKSFKRSMSLKVHSLQHSGEKPFRCENCNERFQYKYQLRSHMSIHIGHKQFMCQWCGKDFNMKQYFDEHMKTHTGEKPYICEICGKSFTSRPNMKRHRRTHTGEKPYPCDVCGQRFRFSNMLKAHKEKCFRVSHPLPSDPATLPTPHLQPTAPLFPTAAPRLDTN; encoded by the exons ATGGGCCGCCTGAACGAGCAGCGCCTCTTCCAGCCGGACCTGTGCGACGTGGACCTAGTGCTGGTGCCCCAGCGCAGCGTGTTCCCCGCACACAAGGGCGTGCTGGCCGCCTACAGCCAGTTCTTCCACTCGCTCTTCACACAGAACAAGCAGCTGCAGCGGGTGGAGCTGTCCCTCGAGGCGCTGGCACCCAGTGGCCTGCAGCAGATCCTGAACTTCATATACACGTCCAAGCTGCTGGTGAACGCAGCCAACGTGCACGAGGTGCTCAGCGCGGCCTCGCTGCTGCAGATGGCTGACATCGCTGCCTCCTGCCAGGAGCTGCTGGACGCTCGGTCCCTGGCGCCCACGGGCCCCGTGACCCTGGCACAGCCGGCTGCCAGCTGTGCCCCGGTGCCTCCGCCACCCTACTACTGTGACATCAAGCAGGAGGCAGACACCCCAGGCATACCCAAGATCTATGCCCGAGAGGGCCCCGACCCCTACTCTGTGCGTGTGGAGGACGGGGCGGGGACAGCCGGGGACTCGGCTGCCCCTGGGCCGGCACAGCCACTCTTCttcaaggaggagaaggaaggggcgCCTGAGGAGGCTGGGGCACCTGAGGAGGCCGAGGCCCCTAGTAGCCTGTGCAAGCTAGAAAGTAGAGAGGGGCTGGAGCCAGAATTGGGCGCCTCGGGCACCTATGGGCGCCAGGAGCAGTCACAAATCATTGTGGAAGTCAACCTCAATAACCAGACGCTGCATGTGTCCACTGGGTCTGAGGGCAAGCCAGGCTCTGGGGCCACTGTGGTGCTGGGCCAGGAGGATGGGATGCAGGAACGCttagaagaagagggggaggaagggggagggagtgcagggggagaggaggaggaggaagaggaggaagaagagggaggcagccagggagaggaggaagatgaggaaggaccCAGTGAgcaggaagatgaagatgaagaggaTGGGCCCAGTGAGCAGGATGCAGAGAGTtcggaggaggagggggaggctgagggcaggCAGGACACCGCGGGTCCTGCGGGGTGTCAGGGCAGCCAGGTGGACCCCCCGCTGCACAGCCGAATGTCCACACGGTCCCGGGGACAAAACTCTCAGCCCCGAGCCACCCCTGAGCCGGAGGAGGCCGGGCGTAGAGGCGGGAAGAGGCCCAAGGCCTCTGGAGCTGTTCCTGCAGCCCAGGCAGCGGACGGGCTGGGGGCCAAGGTGAAGCTGGAAGAGAAACAGCAGCATCCATGCCAGAAGTGCCCTCGGGTCTTCAACAACCGCTGGTACCTGGAGAAGCATATGAATGTGACCCACAGCCGCATGCAGATCTGCGGCCAGTGCGGGAAGCGTTTCCTGTTGGAGAGTGAGCTGCAGCTACATCGGCAGACGGACTGCGAGCGCAACATCCAG TGCGTAACCTGCGGCAAAGCCTTCAAGAAGCTCTGGTCCCTGCATGAGCACAACAAGATCGTGCATGGTTACGCAGAGAAGAAATTCTCCTGCGAGATCTGCGAGAAGAAGTTTtataccatggcacatgtgcgCAAGCACATGGTTG CCCACACCAAGGACATGCCCTTCACCTGTGAGACCTGTGGGAAGTCCTTCAAGCGCAGCATGTCGCTCAAGGTTCACTCGCTGCAGCACTCCGGAGAGAAGCCGTTCCGCTGTGAG AACTGCAATGAACGCTTCCAGTACAAATACCAGCTGCGCTCCCACATGAGCATCCACATCGGCCACAAGCAGTTCATGTGCCAGTGGTGCGGCAAGGACTTCAACATGAAGCAGTACTTCGATGAGCACATGAAGACGCACACAG GGGAGAAGCCATACATCTGTGAGATCTGTGGCAAGAGTTTCACCAGCCGCCCCAACATGAAGCGGCACCGGCGCACGCACACGGGAGAGAAGCCCTACCCGTGTGACGTGTGTGGCCAGCGCTTCCGCTTCTCCAACATGCTGAAGGCACACAAGGAGAAGTGCTTCCGTGTCAGCCACCCACTGCCCAGCGACCCTGCCACCCTGCCCACCCCACACCTGCAGCCCACAGCCCCCCTCTTCCCCACTGCAGCTCCCAGGCTGGACACCAACTGA
- the Klhl40 gene encoding kelch-like protein 40: protein MTLGLEQAEEQRLYQQTLLQDGLKDMLDHGKFLDCVVRVGEREFPCHRLVLAACSPYFRARFLAEPDGARELRLEEVSPEVVSQVLHYLYTSEIALDEASVQDLFAAAHRFQIPSIFTICVSFLQKRLCLANCLAVFRLGLLLDCARLAVAARDFICSRFPLVARDSDFLGLSADELIAIISSDGLNVEKEEAVFEAVMRWAGSGDAEAQGERQRALPTVFESIRCRLLPRAFLESRVERHPLVRAQPELLRKVQMVKDAHEGRLTTLRKKKKEKGEKTVQAKEANQGAADAKAEDDEERVLPGILNDTLRFGMFLQDLIFMISEEGAVAYDPAANECYCASLSTQIPKNHVSLVTKENQVFVAGGLFYNEDNKEDPMSAYFLQFDHLDSEWLGMPPLPSPRCLFGLGEALNAIYVVGGRELKDSEDSLDSVLCYDRLSFKWGESDSLPYAVYGHAVLSHMDLVYVIGGKGKDRKCLSTMCVYDPKKFEWKELAPMQTARSLFGATVHDGRIFVAAGVTDTGLTSSTEVYSIADNKWSSFEAFPQERSSLSLVSLAGTLYALGGFATLETESGELVPTELNDIWRFNEDEKKWEGVLREIAYAAGATFLPVRLNVLRLTKM, encoded by the exons ATGACGCTGGGCTTGGAGCAGGCTGAGGAGCAGCGGCTGTACCAGCAGACGCTCCTTCAGGACGGCCTCAAGGACATGCTGGACCACGGCAAGTTCCTGGACTGCGTGGTGCGCGTGGGCGAGCGCGAGTTCCCGTGCCACCGCCTGGTACTGGCCGCCTGCAGCCCCTACTTTCGCGCGCGCTTCCTGGCAGAGCCCGATGGCGCACGCGAGCTGCGCCTGGAGGAGGTGTCGCCCGAAGTGGTGTCCCAGGTGCTGCACTACCTGTACACATCGGAGATCGCGCTGGACGAGGCAAGCGTGCAGGACCTCTTCGCCGCGGCGCACCGATTCCAGATCCCGTCCATCTTCACCATCTGCGTGTCGTTCCTTCAGAAGCGCCTGTGCTTGGCCAATTGCCTGGCTGTCTTCCGCCTCGGCCTCCTACTAGACTGCGCGCGCCTGGCGGTGGCAGCGCGCGACTTCATCTGCTCGCGCTTCCCGCTGGTGGCGCGCGACAGCGACTTCCTGGGGCTCTCCGCTGACGAACTGATCGCCATCATCTCCAGCGACGGCCTCAATGTGGAAAAGGAGGAGGCGGTGTTCGAGGCGGTGATGCGCTGGGCCGGCAGCGGCGATGCCGAGGCACAGGGAGAGCGTCAGCGCGCACTGCCTACCGTCTTTGAGAGCATTCGCTGCCGCCTGCTGCCTCGCGCCTTCCTGGAGAGCCGCGTGGAGCGCCATCCACTCGTGCGCGCCCAGCCCGAGCTGTTGCGCAAGGTGCAGATGGTGAAGGATGCACATGAGGGCCGCCTCACTACACTAcgcaagaagaagaaggagaagggcgAGAAAACCGTCCAGGCCAAGGAGGCCAACCAGGGCGCAGCAGACGCCAAGGCTGAGGACGATGAGGAACGCGTACTGCCTGGGATCCTCAACGATACCCTACGCTTCGGCATGTTCCTGCAAGACCTCATCTTCATGATCAGCGAGGAGGGTGCAGTGGCCTACGACCCAGCCGCCAACGAATGCTACTGTGCATCTCTGTCAACCCAGATCCCCAAGAATCACGTCAGCCTGGTGACCAAGGAGAACCAGGTCTTTGTGGCCGGTGGCCTCTTCTACAATGAGGACAACAAGGAGGACCCTATGAGTGCTTACTTTCTGCAG TTTGACCATTTGGACTCTGAGTGGCTGGGTATGCCGCCATTGCCCTCACCACGCTGCCTCTTCGGCCTGGGGGAGGCTCTCAACGCCATCTACGTGGTCGGTGGCCGGGAGCTCAAGGACAGCGAGGACAGCCTGGACTCAGTCCTGTGCTATGACAGGCT gTCATTCAAGTGGGGTGAATCGGACTCACTGCCCTATGCAGTATACGGCCACGCGGTGCTTTCCCACATGGACCTCGTCTACGTCATTGGCGGCAAAGGCAAGGACAG GAAATGCTTAAGCACGATGTGTGTCTATGACCCCAAGAAGTTTGAGTGGAAGGAGCTGGCGCCCATGCAGACAGCCCGCTCACTCTTCGGGGCCACCGTCCATGACGGCCGCATCTTTGTGGCTGCAGGGGTGACAGACACAGGACTTACCAGCTCCACGGAGGTGTACAGCATTGCCGACAACAA GTGGTCCTCTTTTGAGGCCTTCCCACAGGAGCGCAGCTCGCTCAGCCTGGTCAGCCTAGCTGGCACTCTCTATGCCCTGGGTGGCTTTGCCACTCTGGAGACCGAGTCTGGAGAGCTGGTCCCCACGGAACTCAATGACATATGGAG GTTCAATGAGGACGAGAAGAAGTGGGAGGGGGTTCTGCGGGAGATCGCCTATGCGGCCGGCGCCACTTTCCTCCCTGTACGCCTCAACGTGCTTCGCCTGACCAAGATGTGA